A genomic window from Triticum urartu cultivar G1812 chromosome 7, Tu2.1, whole genome shotgun sequence includes:
- the LOC125520632 gene encoding probable WRKY transcription factor 27 produces MDSDAGCYYLGGGGGNDWDLNAVVRFACRGRVLPPPPSDDPFSSFLPPPPPVVEDHGMPDAAASLPDPPVDGNGGSAAVDELSIAFFAPSAALPASPQPPPPQQQQPAPPAVEEMVPMQQDVAVPPPMLLTAGAQGPVGEGSRSKRKKKVVKKVVKRVAADGTSADPWAWRKYGQKPIKGSPYPRGYYRCSTDKACEARKMVERCRDDPNSFILTYTGGEHSHPAPAHRNSLAGTTRNRQQAPEPAAGQSAPAARAEESAAAAAAEPSPGQSTSGGMSPTTPLRTPSMEEYNQDSEFDEAAGGASQPPKDVEKDREDELVKILEACVHGGDPSILVEETFVVTPWVTAPGGAAGWS; encoded by the exons ATGGACAGCGACGCCGGGTGCTACTACCTCGGCGGCGGGGGCGGCAACGACTGGGACCTCAACGCCGTCGTGCGCTTCGCCTGCCGCGGCCGCGtcctcccgccgccgccctcggacgaccccttctcctccttcctccccccgccgccgcccgtcgtcgaGGACCACGGGATGCCTGACGCCGCGGCGTCGCTCCCTGATCCGCCCGTCGACGGGAACGGGGGCTCTGCTGCCGTCGACGAGCTCTCCATTGCCTTCTTCGCGCCGTCGGCCGCGCTGCCGGCCTCGcctcagccgccgccgccgcagcagcagcagccagCGCCGCCGGCAGTCGAAGAAATGGTGCCGATGCAGCAAGACGTGGCGGTGCCGCCTCCGATGCTGCTGACCGCGGGCGCGCAAGGCCCCGTCGGCGAAGGGTCGAGATCCAAGAGAAA GAAGAAggtggtgaagaaggtggtgaaGCGGGTGGCGGCGGACGGCACGTCGGCGGACCCGTGGGCGTGGCGCAAGTACGGGCAGAAGCCCATCAAGGGGTCGCCGTACCCGCGCGGGTACTACCGGTGCAGCACCGACAAGGCGTGCGAGGCGCGGAAGATGGTGGAGCGCTGCCGCGACGACCCCAACTCCTTCATCCTCACCTACACCGGCGGCGAGCACAGCCACCCCGCCCCCGCCCACCGCAACTCCCTGGCCGGCACCACGCGCAACAGGCAGCAGGCGCCGGAGCCTGCTGCCGGACAGAGCGCTCCCGCCGCCAGAGCCGaggagtcggcggcggcggcggcggcggagccgAGCCCAGGGCAGTCGACGTCGGGCGGGATGTCCCCGACGACGCCCCTGCGCACGCCCTCCATGGAGGAGTACAACCAAGACTCAGAATTCGACGAGGCCGCCGGCGGCGCAAGTCAGCCGCCCAAGGACGTCGAGAAGGACCGCGAGGACGAGCTGGTGAAGATATTGGAGGCGTGCGTGCACGGCGGCGACCCCAGCATCCTCGTCGAGGAGACGTTCGTGGTCACGCCGTGGGTCACGGCCCCCGGCGGCGCGGCCGGGTGGAGTTGA